A single region of the Liolophura sinensis isolate JHLJ2023 chromosome 9, CUHK_Ljap_v2, whole genome shotgun sequence genome encodes:
- the LOC135475485 gene encoding cytochrome c oxidase subunit 4 isoform 1, mitochondrial-like: MSSQLLRIVARQARTLPNQGSRGISISASRQQEVALDAAARDRIYPKLGNRDVVGFGFNGTASYMDRTEFPCPAIRFGENTPAVLALREKEKGDWSKLSIEDKKALYRASFCRTYAEMNAPTGQWKSILATVLLALSATGWVVIWMKKYVYPPMPSTITREWQIDQQRKMISQGQGRVEGIASEWDYSKNTWKS; encoded by the exons ATGAGCAGCCAGTTACTACGGATTGTTGCCCGCCAGGCACGTACGCTACCCAACCAAGGTTCTCGGGGTATCAGTATATCCGCTTCCAGACAACAGGAGGTGGCTCTAGATGCTGCGGCAAGAGACCGAATTTATCCAAAGTTAG GTAACCGGGATGTGGTTGGGTTTGGGTTCAATGGTACAGCCAGTTACATGGACAGGACAGAGTTTCCATGCCCAGCCATCCGCTTTGGGGAGAACACCCCTGCTGTGCTGGCCCTCCGAGAGAAGGAAAAAGGAGACTGGAGCAAACTGTCAATAGAAGACAAAAAAGCCT TGTACAGAGCAAGCTTCTGCAGGACATACGCAGAGATGAATGCTCCTACTGGACAGTGGAAAAGTATTCTAGCAACTGTCCTGCTGGCGCTGTCTGCTACAGGCTGGGTTGTTATATGGATGAAAAAATATG TGTATCCACCCATGCCTTCCACCATCACCAGGGAATGGCAGATTGACCAACAGCGCAAGATGATCAGCCAGGGCCAGGGCCGCGTAGAGGGAATCGCTTCCGAATGGGACTACTCCAAAAATACATGGAAATCTTAA
- the LOC135475554 gene encoding uncharacterized protein C20orf96-like, with protein sequence MAGWGRRAAGKIDRNQYGQDELLMTLGGQFNVDFSDYDQWTRTTKPKPKSKVTKLPVAAVDKHLLTVGHGHGFKRPCSANRGREDRVRGRAERQALAMVERLKILELRIVTRKKTLEEYIRRQRTLLVDNMKLRKEIQDREKSTNGTVKGLLRKYESFRSGISNLTNLASKEIREARESLEITQHSLEKALSALESEVSTLDKSVQEKMKTLQVLSSYKDKEYPVKAIEIADLKKELEELKINNQEDVDELEHIIKTEIDKYTKKQNKSIQEITEQVTEEAINNMHPSLKNMAVQNAVMKKEVEFHRREKEDLERATMELTAEVNKLLFDPRTNFRQQMFPEFFPTREKCTPDMDVVLDIPVHQWLPI encoded by the exons ATGGCAGGGTGGGGGCGACGTGCGGCAGGAAAAATCGACCGTAATCAGTATGGTCAGGATGAGCTGTTAATGACCTTGGGAGGACAGTTTAATGTGGACTTTTCAGACTATGATCAATGGACCAGAACTACAAAACCAAAGCCAAAATCAAAGGTCACAAAGTTGCCTG TGGCTGCGGTTGATAAACATTTGCTGACGGTCGGCCATGGTCATGGATTTAAGAGGCCTTGCTCTGCAAACAGGGGTCGAGAAGATAGGGTTAGGGGAAGAGCAGAAAGGCAAGCTCTGGCTATGGTAGAGAGGTTGAAAATTTTAGAG tTAAGAATTGTCACCCGAAAAAAGACACTGGAAGAGTATATCAGGCGACAAAGAACTCT ACTTGTTGATAACATGAAGTTAAGAAAGGAAATACAGGATAGGGAGAAATCTACAAATGGAACTGTCAAAGGTCTTTTGAGAAAGTATGAAAGTTTCAGG AGTGGGATCTCTAACCTGACCAATTTAGCCAGCAAGGAAATACGGGAGGCCAGAGAGAGCCTTGAAATCACTCAGCACAGTCTAGAGAAAGCTCTGTCAG CTCTTGAGTCTGAGGTGTCAACCTTAGATAAGTCAGttcaggagaaaatgaaaacgCTTCAGGTGTTATCCAGTTATAAG GACAAGGAATACCCTGTTAAAGCTATTGAAATTGCTGATTTGAAGAAAGAGTTGGAAGAACTGAAAATTAACAACCAg GAAGATGTTGATGAGTTGGAACACATTATAAAGACAGAAATCGACAAATATACCAAAAAACAGAACAAGAGTATTCAAGAAATAACCGAACAAGTCACCGAG GAAGCTATAAACAATATGCACCCAAGTCTCAAAAATATGGCTGTACAGAATGCTGTCATGAAGAAG GAAGTGGAGTTTCACCGACGAGAAAAGGAAGATTTAGAGAGAGCCACGATGGAGTTAACAGCTGAAGTAAATAAACTACTGTTTGATCCCAGAACGAACTTCAGGCAGCAGATGTTTCCGGAATTTTTCCCGACTCGTGAAAA ATGCACACCGGACATGGACGTTGTTTTGGACATCCCTGTCCATCAGTGGTTACCGATCTGA
- the LOC135475183 gene encoding protein SYS1 homolog has product MLDLLRGSRRRGMAGGHFRSNVWDPVLILAQILCMQSFFYTSLGLWSSVIGSDLFGGVDRSLDQVFNNANLDILDIIGRTAVIAFALNSLTCAVGMWYIVQRTKQCLDFATTMYFIHLVSCTVYMGRVPQTVSWWVVNILCLALTTVFAEFLCMRTEMRAIPLNSAPRADL; this is encoded by the exons ATGCTGGATTTACTAAGAGGTTCGAGGCGACGAGGAATGGCTGGTGGACACTTTCGTAGCAACGTATGGGACCCAGTGCTCATCCTGGCCCAGATCCTGTGCATGCAGAGCTTTTTCTACACCTCACTCGGCCTGTGGAGTAGTGTGATTGGCAGTGATTTGTTTGGAGGCGTTGATAGGTCTCTGGACCAAGTCTTCAATAATGCT AATCTGGATATCCTGGATATTATTGGTCGAACAGCCGTGATAGCATTTGCCCTCAATTCATTAACATG TGCTGTGGGGATGTGGTACATAGTTCAAAGGACGAAGCAGTGCCTGGATTTCGCCACAACCATGTATTTCATTCACTTGgtgtcatgtacagtgtatatgggAAGAGTCCCGCAGACTGTCTCTTGGTGGGTTGTGAACATTTTGTGTTTGGCTCTGACCACTGTTTTTGCGGAATTCCTCTGCATGAGAACTGAAATGAGGGCCATCCCCCTGAACTCTGCACCCAGAGCGGACCTCTGA
- the LOC135475489 gene encoding gamma-soluble NSF attachment protein-like, which yields MAGQVASDRKISEGLEHIRQAEKCLKTSLFKWKPDHDGASSEYTKAATCFKNAKAYEEAKECYVKAAESQKHMNSPFHAAKSYEQAGLICKENKELSEAADLMEQAAFMFQENGTPDTAALTLEKGAKFLEEESPDRAIYLYTKAVDVSEIEDKPRQCAEAAGKAARLLIKCGRLDEAVEMIKKEMEFYAQVDNYATICKLVLALVLLHLHRGDYVAADQSFKSSLSYPGFGESEESIAAEELLTAYDSGDEEKARIVLGLPLFKYMDNAFAKLARDLRLPEGGSSGGRSTGGEGQDDDEFAGGLC from the exons ATGGCTGGACAAGTGGCAAGTGACAGGAAAATCTCTGAAGGCTTAGAGCACATCAGACAAGCTGAGAAATG CTTGAAGACATCTCTGTTTAAATGGAAGCCAGATCATGATGGGGCATCGTCTGAGTATACGAAAGCTG CGACATGTTTTAAGAATGCCAAGGCTTATGAGGAGGCTAAGGAATGTTACGTGAAAGCTGCCGAGAGCCAGAAACACATGAACTC ACCATTTCATGCAGCCAA GTCGTACGAGCAGGCAGGACTGATCTGTAAGGAGAACAAAGAGCTGAGTGAGGCGGCGGACCTGATGGAGCAGGCAGCATTCATGTTTCAGGAGAATGGCACTCCAGACACAGCCGCTCTAACCCTGGAGAAAGGCGCTAA ATTCCTGGAAGAAGAAAGTCCTGACCGTGCCATCTACCTGTACACGAAAGCTGTGGACGTGTCTGAG ATAGAAGATAAACCGCGGCAATGTGCAGAGGCAGCTGGTAAAGCTGCTCGGCTGTTGATCAAATGCGGAAG ATTGGACGAGGCTGTGGAAATGATAAAGAAGGAGATGGAGTTTTACGCTCAAGTTGACAATTATGCGACCATCTGTAAGCTGGTGCTGGCACTGGTGCTTCTCCATCTGCATAGAGGAGATTATGTGGCTGCTGATCAAAGCTTCAAAAGTTCACTCAG CTACCCTGGGTTTGGGGAGAGTGAAGAGAGCATAGCAGCAGAAGAATTACTGACAGCCTATGACTCTGGGGACGAAGAAAAAGCCAGAATTGTCCTCGGCCTGCCTCTTTTCAAGTACATGGATAACGCT TTTGCTAAGTTGGCCAGAGACTTGCGGTTGCCGGAAGGTGGATCATCAGGCGGGCGTTCAACAGGCGGCGAGGGTCAAGACGATGACGAGTTTGCAGGCGGCCTGTGCTGA